One Tachysurus vachellii isolate PV-2020 chromosome 8, HZAU_Pvac_v1, whole genome shotgun sequence genomic window carries:
- the nxph2a gene encoding neurexophilin-2, translating into MRKLQTILLLLCLHKVTCRRLQIPELGIMDWGESDNEGNHSPKGPSSRTPNPLRLFSRGYRALKSSMRQMTYLEKMEDSWDWLSNQTAVGEAQSRTKRRPIVKTGKFKKMFGWGDFNSNIKTVKLNLLITGKIVDHGNGTFSVYFRHNSTGSGNVSVSLVPPSKVVEFEMTQQSTLETKDTKSFNCRVEYEKTDRNKKSGMCGLDMSKTCYQEQTQSHVSWLCSKPFKVICIYISFNSTDYKLVQKICPDYNYHSETPYASTG; encoded by the coding sequence GTCACATGCAGGCGTCTGCAGATTCCCGAGCTGGGCATTATGGACTGGGGAGAGAGCGATAACGAGGGCAACCATTCCCCCAAAGGACCAAGCAGTCGCACGCCAAACCCTCTGCGCTTGTTCTCCAGAGGATATCGTGCTCTCAAGAGCAGCATGAGACAGATGACATATTTGGAAAAAATGGAGGACTCGTGGGACTGGTTATCTAACCAGACAGCTGTTGGGGAAGCGCAAAGCAGGACTAAACGCAGACCCATTGTGAAGACGGGAAAGTTCAAGAAAATGTTTGGCTGGGGTGATTTCAACTCCAACATCAAAACCGTGAAGTTGAACCTCCTGATCACCGGGAAGATCGTGGACCACGGAAACGGGACCTTCAGCGTCTACTTCCGGCACAACTCTACCGGCTCAGGGAACGTCTCTGTGAGTTTGGTTCCTCCATCCAAAGTGGTGGAGTTTGAAATGACACAGCAGAGCACACTGGAAACCAAGGACACTAAATCCTTCAACTGTCGAGTCGAGTACGAAAAAACGGACCGGAACAAGAAATCTGGGATGTGCGGCTTAGACATGTCGAAAACATGTTACCAGGAGCAGACGCAGAGTCACGTCTCGTGGCTGTGCTCCAAACCATTTAAGGTCATATGTATCTATATCTCTTTTAACAGCACCGACTATAAACTGGTGCAGAAAATATGTCCTGACTATAATTACCACAGTGAGACTCCGTACGCCTCCACAGGATAA